The following proteins are encoded in a genomic region of Rhodoferax aquaticus:
- a CDS encoding DUF1841 family protein → MFNPSQADVRRFFCAVYAKALAGSALEAIEVIASQWINEHPEYHADFADVDTALATMYESEPGRTNPFLHLSMHLSISEQCSIDQPRGIRQAVELLTHRRNSLHDAHHDAMECLGTMIWESQRAGRPPDGNAYIACVQRHATRD, encoded by the coding sequence ATGTTTAACCCATCCCAAGCCGACGTACGCCGCTTTTTTTGCGCCGTTTATGCCAAAGCCCTCGCAGGTAGTGCGCTAGAAGCTATCGAAGTCATAGCAAGCCAATGGATCAACGAGCACCCTGAATACCACGCAGACTTTGCCGATGTAGACACAGCCTTGGCCACCATGTACGAGTCTGAGCCGGGCCGCACCAACCCGTTTTTGCACCTGTCCATGCATTTGTCCATCAGCGAGCAGTGCAGCATCGACCAGCCGCGTGGCATTCGCCAAGCTGTCGAGTTACTCACCCACCGCCGCAACTCGCTGCACGACGCCCACCACGACGCCATGGAGTGCCTGGGCACCATGATTTGGGAAAGTCAGCGCGCGGGCCGCCCGCCCGATGGCAATGCCTATATTGCCTGTGTGCAACGCCACGCAACCAGAGACTGA
- a CDS encoding c-type cytochrome yields MNKFLSSLSVLVVAFATSFSVNAQEVKGDAKAGAGKNSMCIGCHGIKGYQASFPEIHKVPMISGQSAAYIAAALNGYKKGDRKHPTMRGIADSLSDQDIADLAAYYAASGVVEGAPELPAAAAGTTKAQELVAKGNCASCHGANFSKPIDPSYPKIAGQHSDYLFVALKSYKNVESAQVGRGNAIMGGIAKQFSNAELKELANYVGSLPSDLKTVPQSRFK; encoded by the coding sequence ATGAACAAATTCCTGTCATCACTGTCTGTACTGGTTGTCGCATTTGCGACCTCCTTCTCTGTCAATGCCCAGGAGGTCAAGGGTGATGCCAAGGCCGGTGCCGGCAAGAACTCGATGTGCATTGGCTGCCACGGCATCAAAGGCTACCAAGCCAGTTTCCCTGAAATTCACAAAGTTCCCATGATCTCTGGCCAAAGCGCTGCCTATATTGCAGCCGCTTTGAATGGTTACAAAAAGGGTGACCGCAAGCACCCCACCATGCGTGGAATTGCAGATTCTTTGAGCGACCAAGACATTGCCGACTTGGCAGCCTACTACGCCGCCAGCGGTGTTGTGGAAGGTGCGCCTGAGTTGCCAGCCGCTGCGGCCGGCACAACCAAGGCCCAAGAGTTGGTGGCCAAAGGCAACTGTGCGTCATGCCACGGTGCTAACTTCAGCAAGCCGATTGACCCGTCTTATCCCAAGATTGCTGGCCAGCACAGCGATTACCTGTTTGTGGCTTTGAAGTCCTACAAGAACGTGGAAAGCGCGCAAGTGGGGCGTGGTAACGCCATCATGGGAGGTATTGCCAAGCAGTTCTCTAACGCCGAACTCAAAGAATTGGCCAACTACGTAGGCAGCCTGCCTAGCGATTTGAAGACCGTGCCACAAAGCCGCTTCAAGTAA
- a CDS encoding AAA family ATPase has protein sequence MKFQGTKNYVATQDLMLSVNAAMTLQRPLLVKGEPGTGKTMLAEEVAQALDMPLLQWHIKSTTKAQQGLYEYDAVSRLRDSQLSDVDGGQRVKDINNYIVKGVLWQAFTADRQVALLIDEIDKADIEFPNDLLREIDRMEFYCYETRELIRAKHRPLVFITSNNEKELPDAFLRRCFFHYIKFPDATTMQSIVDVHFPGLKKELLSAAMKTFFDVRNLPGLKKKPSTSELLDWLKLLLAEDIPLEALQSKDEKMAVPPLVGALLKNEQDVTLFEKLMFMQRHNR, from the coding sequence ATGAAATTTCAAGGTACCAAGAACTACGTTGCCACCCAAGATTTGATGCTCTCGGTCAATGCCGCCATGACCTTGCAGCGCCCGCTCTTGGTCAAAGGGGAGCCTGGCACCGGCAAAACCATGTTGGCCGAAGAAGTGGCGCAAGCGCTGGACATGCCGCTGCTGCAGTGGCATATCAAGTCCACCACCAAGGCGCAACAGGGCTTGTACGAATACGACGCCGTGAGCCGCTTGCGTGACTCACAGCTGTCGGATGTGGATGGTGGCCAGCGTGTCAAAGACATCAACAACTACATTGTCAAAGGCGTGCTGTGGCAGGCCTTCACGGCAGACCGCCAAGTGGCGCTCTTGATTGATGAGATTGACAAGGCCGACATCGAGTTCCCCAACGACTTGCTGCGCGAGATCGATCGCATGGAGTTCTACTGCTACGAAACGCGTGAACTCATCCGTGCCAAACACCGCCCACTGGTGTTCATCACGTCGAACAACGAAAAAGAACTTCCCGACGCATTTTTGCGCCGCTGCTTCTTCCACTACATCAAGTTCCCCGATGCCACCACCATGCAAAGCATTGTGGATGTGCACTTCCCCGGCTTGAAAAAAGAGCTGCTGTCAGCGGCCATGAAAACTTTTTTTGATGTGCGCAACCTACCAGGCCTGAAAAAGAAGCCCTCCACCAGTGAACTGCTGGACTGGCTCAAGCTGCTGCTGGCCGAGGACATTCCGCTGGAAGCCTTGCAAAGCAAGGACGAAAAGATGGCAGTGCCACCGCTGGTGGGCGCTTTGCTCAAAAACGAGCAAGACGTCACGCTGTTTGAAAAACTGATGTTCATGCAACGCCACAACCGCTAA
- a CDS encoding GNAT family N-acetyltransferase translates to MMALCSPVTLTGQYATLVPLAPEHHDDLVEGVRDGELWKLWYTAIPTPEGMQAEIRRRLDLQSKDSMLPFAIVDNASGKAVGMTTYMNIDNANRRVEIGSTWYRKSVQRSPINTECKLMLLGHAFDSLQCIAVEFRTHFFNHQSRAGIERLGAKLDGVLRSHQVNPHPDAKGTLRDTCVYSIIAPEWPTVRAHLQYQLTKPRV, encoded by the coding sequence ATGATGGCCTTGTGTAGCCCCGTGACATTGACAGGTCAGTACGCCACCTTGGTCCCCCTGGCCCCAGAACACCATGACGACTTGGTAGAAGGTGTGCGTGATGGCGAGTTGTGGAAGCTGTGGTACACCGCCATTCCTACGCCGGAAGGCATGCAAGCCGAGATTCGCCGCCGCTTGGACTTGCAAAGCAAAGACTCCATGCTGCCGTTTGCCATTGTGGACAACGCGTCGGGCAAAGCCGTGGGCATGACCACTTACATGAACATCGACAACGCCAATCGGCGGGTAGAGATTGGCTCCACCTGGTATCGCAAAAGCGTACAGCGCAGCCCCATCAACACCGAGTGCAAACTCATGCTGCTGGGCCACGCGTTTGACAGTTTGCAGTGCATTGCCGTGGAATTTAGAACGCACTTTTTCAACCACCAAAGCCGCGCAGGCATTGAGCGCTTGGGCGCCAAGCTCGACGGCGTGTTGCGCAGCCACCAGGTCAACCCACACCCTGACGCCAAAGGCACGCTGCGCGACACCTGCGTGTACAGCATCATTGCGCCCGAGTGGCCTACGGTGCGTGCGCACTTGCAATACCAACTGACCAAGCCCCGCGTCTAA
- a CDS encoding vWA domain-containing protein, with product MLLDFFYTLRAAKLPVSVKEYLTLLEALQKGVVGPNTVADEGDASSGYKIDDFYYLARTALVKDEKHYDKFDRAFAAYFKGVEMIADFTKDIPADWLRKNLEKFLTPEEQAKLQKMGWDELMDTLKKRLEEQNERHEGGNKWIGTGGTSPFGAYGQNPQGVRIGQDKGRNKSAVKVWDQRAYKDYDDTQELGTRNIKVALRRLRKFAREGNELELDLDDTIRSTAANAGYLDIKMVPERHNNVKVLLLMDVGGTMDEHIQRVEELFSAAKTEFKHLEFYYFHNCVYDFMWKNNRRRFAEKFETWDIIRKYNKDYKLIFVGDATMSPYEILQPGGSVEYNNEEPGAEWMQRLTNAFPKFAWINPEPQGVWQYRQSISLIQQLVQQRMYPLTLKGLEEAMRQLTK from the coding sequence ATGTTGCTTGACTTCTTTTACACCCTGCGCGCAGCCAAGCTCCCTGTGTCGGTCAAAGAGTACCTGACACTGCTAGAAGCCTTGCAAAAAGGGGTGGTGGGCCCAAACACCGTGGCCGACGAAGGCGATGCCAGCAGTGGCTACAAGATAGACGACTTTTACTACCTCGCCCGCACCGCGCTGGTCAAAGACGAAAAGCACTACGACAAGTTCGACCGCGCCTTTGCCGCCTACTTCAAAGGCGTGGAGATGATTGCGGACTTCACCAAAGACATCCCCGCCGACTGGTTGCGTAAAAACCTAGAGAAATTCCTCACGCCCGAAGAGCAAGCCAAGCTGCAAAAAATGGGCTGGGACGAGCTCATGGACACGCTCAAGAAGCGCTTGGAAGAGCAAAACGAACGGCACGAAGGCGGCAATAAATGGATTGGCACGGGCGGCACCTCGCCCTTTGGTGCCTACGGCCAAAACCCGCAAGGCGTGCGTATAGGCCAAGACAAGGGGCGCAATAAAAGTGCAGTCAAAGTGTGGGACCAGCGGGCCTACAAAGACTACGACGACACGCAAGAGCTAGGTACCCGCAACATCAAAGTAGCGCTTCGCCGCCTGCGCAAATTTGCCCGCGAAGGCAACGAGCTAGAGCTAGACTTGGACGACACCATACGCAGCACGGCCGCCAACGCGGGCTACCTGGATATCAAGATGGTGCCCGAGCGGCACAACAATGTGAAAGTGTTGCTGCTCATGGACGTGGGTGGCACCATGGACGAACACATCCAACGCGTGGAAGAGTTGTTCAGCGCGGCCAAGACCGAATTCAAGCACCTGGAGTTTTATTACTTCCATAACTGCGTGTACGACTTCATGTGGAAAAACAACCGCAGGCGCTTTGCCGAAAAGTTTGAAACCTGGGACATCATCCGCAAGTACAACAAAGACTACAAACTGATCTTTGTGGGCGATGCCACCATGAGCCCGTACGAAATTTTGCAGCCCGGCGGCAGCGTGGAATACAACAACGAAGAGCCCGGCGCCGAGTGGATGCAACGCCTGACCAACGCCTTCCCCAAATTCGCGTGGATCAACCCAGAGCCGCAAGGCGTGTGGCAGTACCGCCAAAGCATCAGCCTGATCCAGCAGTTGGTGCAGCAGCGCATGTACCCGCTGACACTCAAAGGCTTAGAAGAAGCCATGCGCCAGCTCACCAAGTAA
- a CDS encoding DUF5710 domain-containing protein — MRINLVTPFAEKDAAKALGARWDGTRKVWYITDVEDLTPFAKWIPDLAAARATPAPAPSKLSATGVRTGPALAPAHCGCQVLPWVACEHTPAAQVTFAKA, encoded by the coding sequence ATGCGAATCAACCTTGTCACCCCATTTGCCGAAAAAGACGCTGCTAAAGCCTTGGGCGCCCGCTGGGACGGTACGCGCAAGGTGTGGTACATCACCGATGTCGAAGACCTGACGCCATTTGCCAAGTGGATTCCTGACCTGGCTGCTGCGCGTGCTACGCCCGCCCCAGCGCCTAGCAAGCTCTCTGCGACCGGTGTACGCACGGGACCAGCGCTAGCTCCGGCGCATTGTGGCTGCCAAGTCTTGCCTTGGGTGGCATGTGAACACACCCCAGCAGCGCAAGTGACTTTTGCTAAGGCTTGA
- a CDS encoding GNAT family N-acetyltransferase, translated as MSNVAPLPTVRTLTHATQGELQALVDLLIDCVEGGASVSFMHPLSPERARGFWERVLADAQAGLRVLHVVDDAQGIVGTVQVVLDQPENQPHRAEVSKMLVHRRARKQGLGAVLMQAAHASAAAHRKTLLVLDTSSPEAERLYTRMGWQRVGEVPDFALLPHGGLCKTTFFYRAV; from the coding sequence ATGTCTAACGTCGCACCTTTGCCTACTGTTCGCACCCTGACCCACGCCACACAGGGGGAGTTGCAAGCGCTGGTTGATTTGCTGATCGACTGCGTGGAGGGCGGGGCGTCGGTCAGCTTCATGCACCCACTTTCGCCCGAGCGGGCGCGTGGGTTTTGGGAGCGCGTGCTGGCCGATGCGCAAGCGGGGCTGCGCGTGCTGCATGTGGTGGACGATGCCCAGGGCATTGTGGGCACGGTGCAAGTGGTCTTAGACCAACCTGAAAACCAGCCGCATCGGGCAGAGGTATCCAAAATGCTGGTGCACCGCCGCGCCCGCAAACAAGGCTTGGGCGCCGTCCTCATGCAAGCCGCCCACGCATCGGCAGCGGCCCACCGCAAAACCCTGTTGGTCTTAGATACCTCCAGCCCAGAGGCTGAGCGCTTGTACACCCGCATGGGCTGGCAGCGTGTGGGCGAAGTGCCCGACTTCGCCCTCTTGCCGCATGGGGGGCTGTGCAAGACTACGTTTTTCTACCGAGCGGTGTGA
- a CDS encoding helix-turn-helix domain-containing protein yields MKESPAIELNQRIAQRVRDLRAQGGYSLDVLSTRSGVSRSMLSLVERGESSPTAVVLERIATGLNVTLASLFENPQATTEPIARYADQLLWQDPHSGYVRRNVTPASLGAAVQIVEVLFPPQARVMYESTTREPVVQQQIWILEGTMEVTLGTTTHTLHTGDCLVMVLNQTMAYHNPTQHTARYAVVIANLAKPWSP; encoded by the coding sequence ATGAAAGAATCTCCTGCCATCGAATTAAACCAACGCATCGCCCAGCGTGTGCGCGACTTGCGGGCCCAGGGCGGCTACTCGCTAGACGTTTTGTCCACCCGCAGTGGCGTCAGTCGCTCCATGTTGTCCTTGGTCGAGCGGGGCGAGAGCAGCCCCACCGCCGTGGTGTTGGAGCGCATTGCCACCGGGCTCAACGTCACCTTGGCTTCTCTGTTTGAGAACCCGCAAGCCACAACCGAGCCGATTGCGCGCTACGCAGACCAACTGCTATGGCAAGACCCGCACTCAGGCTATGTGCGCCGCAACGTCACGCCCGCTAGCCTAGGCGCTGCGGTGCAAATCGTTGAAGTCTTGTTTCCACCGCAGGCCAGAGTCATGTACGAAAGCACAACGCGTGAGCCTGTGGTGCAGCAGCAAATCTGGATCTTAGAGGGCACTATGGAGGTCACCCTGGGCACCACCACGCACACCTTGCATACGGGTGACTGCCTGGTCATGGTCCTCAACCAAACCATGGCCTACCACAACCCTACCCAACACACCGCGCGCTACGCCGTGGTGATTGCCAACCTCGCCAAACCTTGGAGCCCCTGA
- a CDS encoding lysophospholipid acyltransferase family protein encodes MKTLRALGRLCLVVQHLLGGVFTLWWTFPKLTAAQKEERISAWARMLLARLAIKLVVKGALPQQGPLLLVANHISWLDIIVMHAARYCRFISKADVKHWPVVGTLASGAGTVFIERDSRRDAVRVVHHMAECLQQGDVLAVFPEGTTGDGQTVLPFHANLLQAAIAANAPIQPVALSFVDGPSGALSFAPCYIGDDSLLTSLWRTLCADNVHAVVHYGTPQTADGRDRRAWAHDLRNTIQAMRAPNA; translated from the coding sequence ATGAAGACCCTGCGCGCCTTGGGGCGACTGTGCCTCGTGGTGCAACATTTGCTGGGCGGCGTGTTCACGCTGTGGTGGACGTTTCCTAAGCTAACTGCTGCACAAAAAGAAGAGCGAATTAGTGCTTGGGCGCGCATGCTACTTGCGCGGCTAGCTATTAAATTGGTAGTAAAAGGAGCGCTGCCACAGCAAGGGCCTTTGCTCTTGGTGGCCAACCATATCTCGTGGCTGGACATCATCGTCATGCACGCCGCGCGCTATTGCCGCTTTATCTCCAAAGCCGACGTCAAGCACTGGCCCGTGGTGGGCACCTTGGCCAGTGGCGCAGGAACAGTCTTTATTGAGCGCGACTCCCGCCGTGACGCGGTGCGGGTGGTCCACCACATGGCCGAATGCTTGCAGCAGGGCGATGTGCTTGCCGTCTTTCCTGAAGGCACCACGGGCGACGGCCAAACTGTCTTGCCCTTTCATGCCAACTTGCTCCAGGCCGCCATTGCGGCGAATGCTCCGATTCAACCCGTGGCACTGAGCTTTGTGGATGGCCCAAGCGGCGCCCTCAGCTTTGCCCCTTGCTACATCGGTGATGACAGTTTGCTCACTTCCTTATGGCGCACCCTGTGTGCCGACAACGTCCATGCCGTGGTGCACTATGGCACCCCGCAAACCGCCGACGGCCGCGACCGCCGAGCCTGGGCGCACGACCTGCGCAACACCATCCAAGCCATGCGAGCGCCGAACGCTTAG